Proteins from a genomic interval of Medicago truncatula cultivar Jemalong A17 chromosome 3, MtrunA17r5.0-ANR, whole genome shotgun sequence:
- the LOC25489709 gene encoding glutathione S-transferase TCHQD isoform X2: MQLYHHPFDLDSQKMNPSGSLPVFQNGSHIIYKTIDIIQYIERIAVVSAGSEDISSNRSEVIEWMKRIQEWDPKYFSLSHIPEKHRVYVSKFLRRVVIARMSESPELAGAYHRKLREAYQTEEKLKDPHVLRRSEEHLVRLLDDAERQLSETPYLAGEEFSMADVMLIPILARLKLLDLENEYVTVRPNIAEYWILVQQRPSYRKVIAKHFDGWRKHKTLFKTWCFVHIRSLLKRY, translated from the exons ATGCAGTTATATCATCATCCGTTTGATTTGGACAGCCAGAAG ATGAATCCGAGTGGAAGCCTCCCTGTTTTCCAAAACGGCTCTCACATCATTTACAAGACTATTGATATAATTCA GTACATAGAAAGAATTGCTGTAGTCTCCGCAGGGTCTGAGGATATCAGTAGCAATAGGAGTGAAGTGATTGAATGGATGAAGAGGATACAAGAGTGGGATCCTAAATATTTTTCCCTCTCCCATATACCAGAGAAACACCGAGTTTACGTTTCCAAGTTCTTAAGGCGTGTGGTGATTGCTCGTATGTCGGAATCCCCTGAATTAGCAGGTGCATACCATAGAAAGTTAAGAGAAGCCTATCAAACTGAAGAAAAGTTGAAAGACCCTCATGTTTTGAGAAGGAGTGAGGAGCATTTGGTTAGATTGCTTGATGATGCGGAAAGACAACTGAGTGAAACACCTTATTTGGCAGGTGAAGAGTTTAGCATGGCTGATGTGATGCTCATTCCGATTTTAGCTCGTTTAAAACTTTTGGATTTAGAGAATGAGTACGTAACTGTGAGGCCAAACATTGCCGagtattggattttggttcagCAGAGGCCTAGTTATAGAAAGGTGATTGCTAAACATTTTGATGGCTGGAGAAAGCACAAAACATTGTTCAAAACTTGGTGCTTTGTTCATATTAGAAGTTTGCTTAAGCGGTACTAG
- the LOC25489709 gene encoding glutathione S-transferase TCHQD isoform X1 → MQLYHHPFDLDSQKVRLALEEKGIDYTSFHTNPVTGKNLDSLFFQMNPSGSLPVFQNGSHIIYKTIDIIQYIERIAVVSAGSEDISSNRSEVIEWMKRIQEWDPKYFSLSHIPEKHRVYVSKFLRRVVIARMSESPELAGAYHRKLREAYQTEEKLKDPHVLRRSEEHLVRLLDDAERQLSETPYLAGEEFSMADVMLIPILARLKLLDLENEYVTVRPNIAEYWILVQQRPSYRKVIAKHFDGWRKHKTLFKTWCFVHIRSLLKRY, encoded by the exons ATGCAGTTATATCATCATCCGTTTGATTTGGACAGCCAGAAGGTGAGACTTGCATTGGAAGAAAAAGGCATTGATTATACATCTTTCCATACCAATCCTGTAACTGGCAAGAATTTGGATTCCTTATTCTTTCAGATGAATCCGAGTGGAAGCCTCCCTGTTTTCCAAAACGGCTCTCACATCATTTACAAGACTATTGATATAATTCA GTACATAGAAAGAATTGCTGTAGTCTCCGCAGGGTCTGAGGATATCAGTAGCAATAGGAGTGAAGTGATTGAATGGATGAAGAGGATACAAGAGTGGGATCCTAAATATTTTTCCCTCTCCCATATACCAGAGAAACACCGAGTTTACGTTTCCAAGTTCTTAAGGCGTGTGGTGATTGCTCGTATGTCGGAATCCCCTGAATTAGCAGGTGCATACCATAGAAAGTTAAGAGAAGCCTATCAAACTGAAGAAAAGTTGAAAGACCCTCATGTTTTGAGAAGGAGTGAGGAGCATTTGGTTAGATTGCTTGATGATGCGGAAAGACAACTGAGTGAAACACCTTATTTGGCAGGTGAAGAGTTTAGCATGGCTGATGTGATGCTCATTCCGATTTTAGCTCGTTTAAAACTTTTGGATTTAGAGAATGAGTACGTAACTGTGAGGCCAAACATTGCCGagtattggattttggttcagCAGAGGCCTAGTTATAGAAAGGTGATTGCTAAACATTTTGATGGCTGGAGAAAGCACAAAACATTGTTCAAAACTTGGTGCTTTGTTCATATTAGAAGTTTGCTTAAGCGGTACTAG
- the LOC25489710 gene encoding probable receptor-like serine/threonine-protein kinase At5g57670, with product MQKTCDEGGSDGRTVVVGVKMDSPSKELLTWALVKVAQPGDLVVALHVLGTNEIVNGDGKSSLLSLVKAFDSVLNVYEGFCNLKQVDLKLKICRGSSVKRILVREANAYSASHVIVGSVHGFHRIRSSSSVAKYCAKKLSKDCCVLAVNNGKVVYKRDSLAASTVADVQGFDRQRGNGLLGSIQLTHGLLGSIQLTLSKNTKVLNADTDEGTRRISDHSLAKVLLDSTENVRHQSCSICGSLKDTSCHQSAEEPSEGSEVSSGDGGNENSLAIVPVQTTDAGQLELKPGWPLLRRNFLPDRQLPDKLFTRDQISVVQWAMRLPRRNLSYHVDHDKQVSICDKAQGQSVALDSESGALIPVDSEMGKTYSSPECNLKSIPKELEGLHEKYSSTCILFEYQELVSATSNFLPENFIGKGGSSKVYRGCLRDGKELAVKILKPSYDVLKEFLLEIEIITTLHHKNIISLIGFCFENGNLLLVYDFLSRGSLEENIHGTKKNPREFGWTQRYKVATGVAEALEYLHCKDDHPVIHRDVKSSNVLLSEDFEPQLSDFGLATWASTSSSHITCTDVAGTFGYMAPEYFMYGKVNDKIDVYAFGVVLLELLSGRKPISVDYPKGQQNLVMWASPLINSGKVSQLLDPSLGDNYDHDEMERMVLAATLCIKRAPKARPQMSIVSKLLQGDIDAIKWARLEVNALEAHEMLDDEVCPPSNIQSHLNLALLDVDDDSLSMYSVEQSVSLEDYLRGRWSRASSFD from the exons atgcaaaaaacttGTGATGAGGGTGGCTCCGATGGCCGGACGGTGGTGGTGGGAGTGAAAATGGATTCACCAAGCAAAGAGCTTCTTACTTGGGCTTTGGTTAAAGTTGCTCAACCTGGTGATCTTGTAGTTGCTCTGCATGTTCTTGGGACTAATG AAATTGTGAATGGAGATGGGAAATCATCGTTGCTTTCTCTTGTTAAGGCTTTTGACTCTGTTCTTAATGTTTATGAAGGATTCTGTAATTTGAAGCAG GTGGATCTTAAACTAAAAATTTGCCGTGGATCATCGGTGAAGAGAATTTTGGTACGAGAAGCAAATGCTTATTCTGCATCTCATGTTATTGTTGGAAGTGTTCATGGTTTTCATAGAATTCGGTCATCTAGCTCTGTAGCTAAGTATTGTGCTAAAAAGTTATCCAAGGACTGTTGTGTTCTTGCTGTGAATAATGGAAAGGTTGTGTACAAGCGTGACAGCTTGGCAGCATCAACTGTTGCTGATGTACAAG GGTTTGATCGTCAACGTGGAAATGGTTTGCTTGGTTCAATTCAATTGACACATGGTTTGCTTGGTTCGATTCAATTGACACTCAGTAAGAATACAAAAGTACTTAATGCTGATACTGATGAGGGAACTCGACGGATTTCGGATCACAGTTTAGCTAAGGTTTTACTGGATTCTACAGAAAATGTTAGACATCAGAGTTGCTCAATTTGTGGCTCATTGAAAGACACTTCTTGCCATCAATCTGCAGAAGAGCCTTCAGAAGGATCTGAAGTCTCATCTGGTGATGGTGGAAATGAGAATTCTTTGGCAATAGTCCCTGTACAGACAACTGATGCAGGGCAGCTTGAATTGAAACCCGGTTGGCCACTACTACGTCGGAATTTTTTACCAGACCGGCAATTACCTGATAAACTGTTCACGCGGGACCAGATCTCTGTGGTTCAGTGGGCAATGAGGTTGCCGCGTAGAAATCTTTCATACCATGTTGATCATGATAAACAAGTTAGTATTTGTGATAAAGCTCAGGGTCAATCTGTGGCTTTAGATAGTGAAAGTGGTGCCCTTATTCCAGTAGATTCGGAAATGGGGAAAACTTATTCGTCGCCTGAATGCAATTTAAAAAGTATTCCAAAAGAATTGGAGGGCCTTCATGAGAAATACTCATCAACTTGCATATTGTTTGAGTACCAAGAACTTGTATcagcaacatcaaattttttgCCTG AAAATTTTATTGGGAAAGGAGGAAGTAGTAAGGTTTACCGAGGCTGCCTTCGTGATGGCAAAGAACTTGCTGTCAAGATCCTAAAGCCTTCGTATGATGTTTTGAAAGAGTTTCTTTTGGAAATAGAAATCATCACCACATTGCATCACAAAAACATTATTTCCCTCATCGGGTTCTGCTTCGAGAATGGCAATCTACTCTTGGTCTATGATTTCTTATCAAGAGGAAGCCTTGAAGAGAACATTCATG GGACTAAGAAAAACCCTCGCGAGTTTGGTTGGACACAGAGATATAAGGTTGCAACAGGCGTTGCTGAAGCTTTGGAATATCTGCATTGTAAAGACGATCATCCCGTGATTCATCGGGATGTAAAATCATCCAATGTATTACTATCTGAAGATTTTGAACCTCAG CTCTCTGATTTTGGATTGGCTACGTGGGCATCAACTTCATCATCTCATATAACGTGCACAGATGTTGCTGGAACCTTTGG TTATATGGCTCCTGAATACTTCATGTACGGCAAAGTAAATGATAAGATCGACGTCTATGCATTTGGTGTTGTGCTTCTTGAGCTTCTTTCAGGGAGAAAGCCCATAAGTGTTGATTATCCGAAAGGTCAACAGAATCTTGTTATGTGG GCAAGTCCACTTATAAATAGTGGAAAGGTGTCACAATTGTTAGATCCTAGTTTGGGTGATAACTATGATCATGATGAGATGGAAAGAATGGTATTAGCAGCCACTCTTTGTATCAAACGTGCTCCAAAAGCTAGGCCACAAATGAGCATT GTTTCAAAGCTACTTCAAGGCGATATTGATGCAATCAAGTGGGCAAGACTAGAAGTCAATGCTTTGGAAGCGCATGAAATGCTCGATGATGAAGTATGTCCACCAAGTAATATACAGTCACATCTTAATCTTGCACTGCTTGATGTGGATGATGACTCACTCTCCATGTACAGTGTTGAGCAAAGTGTTTCATTAGAGGACTACTTGAGAGGCAGGTGGAGCCGAGCATCAAGTTTTGACTGA
- the LOC25489711 gene encoding NAD(P)H-quinone oxidoreductase subunit M, chloroplastic, translating to MATSCSYMVSTKLSILGWTGGRRKEVRNRTPFFISAQQQSDVKETDGVKVGEEKEIPQNQQINPKGTKPRPVEPQVIVKDQGMTREYGGQWLSCATRHVRIYAAYIDPETSAFDQTQMDKLTLILDPTDEFVWNPDTCNLVYSYFQELVDHYEGAPLNEYTLRLIGSDIEHYIRKLLYDGVIKYNMNARVLNFSMGKPRIMFNNNDIQPEDAST from the exons ATGGCCACAAGTTGTTCCTACATGGTTTCTACCAAATTATCCATACTAGGTTGGacaggaggaagaagaaaagaagtaaGAAACAGAACTCCATTTTTCATATCAGCTCAACAACAATCTGATGTTAAGGAAACAGATGGTGTGAAAGtaggagaagagaaagaaataccacaaaatcaacaaattaatCCAAAAGGAACAAAACCAAGGCCAGTTGAACCTCAGGTGATTGTAAAAGATCAAGGCATGACCAGGGAATACGGAGGACAGTGGTTGAGTTGTGCCACGCGACATGTGAGGATCTATGCAGCTTATATTGATCCAGAAACTAGTGCTTTTGATCAAACTCAGATGGATAAACTTACTCTTATTCTTGATCCTACTGATGAGTTTGTGTGGAATCCTGATACTTGCAACTTGGTTTATTCTTACTTTCAGGAGCTTGTGGATCACTATGAG GGTGCTCCATTGAATGAATACACACTTCGCTTGATTGGTTCAGACATAGAGCATTATATAAGAAAGTTGTTATATGATGGAGTAATCAAGTATAATATGAATGCAAGGGTTCTGAATTTCAGCATGGGGAAGCCACGGATCATGTTCAACAACAATGATATCCAACCTGAAGATGCAAGTACTTGA
- the LOC25489712 gene encoding UDP-sugar pyrophospharylase produces the protein MASSLGDNFNLLSPKQQELVKILLNNGQDHLFRDWPAPGVDDDEKKAFFDQLVLLDSSYPGGLESYINNAKRLLADSKAGTNPFDGFTPSVPTGETLTFGDENFIKFEEAGVREARRAAFVLVAGGLGERLGYNGIKVALPAETTTGTRFLQHYIESILALQEASSDGEGKTQIPFVIMTSDDTHGRTLELLESNSYFGMQPTQVTLLKQEKVACLDDNDARLALDPKNRYRIQTKPHGHGDVHSLLHSSGILKVWYNAGLKWVLFFQDTNGLLFKAIPSALGVSSTKQYHVNSLAVPRKAKEAIGGITRLTHSDGRSMVINVEYNQLDPLLRASGYPDGDVNSETGYSPFPGNINQLILELGPYIEELTKTGGAIQEFVNPKYKDSSKTAFKSSTRLECMMQDYPKTLPPSARVGFTVMETWFAYAPVKNNAEDAAKVPKGNPYHSATSGEMAIYRANSIILKKAGFQVADPVLQNFNGQEVEVWPRITWKPKWGLTFSSIKSKVSGNCSISHKSTLAIKGQKIFIENLAVDGAVIIDAVDDAEVKVGGSVQNKGWTIEPIDYKDSSEPEVLRIRGFKFNKVEQVEENYSKPGKFQFKG, from the exons ATGGCTTCCTCCCTCGGCGACAATTTCAACCTTCTCTCCCCGAAACAG CAAGAGTTGGTGAAGATACTATTGAACAATGGCCAAGACCATCTCTTCCGCGATTGGCCGGCACCCGGCGTCGACGACGATGAGAAGAAAGCATTCTTCGATCAg CTTGTTCTACTCGATTCTAGCTACCCTGGTGGTTTGGAATCTTATATCAATAACGCCAAACGACTCTTGGCTGATTCCAAAGCTGGAACTAACCCTTTTGATGGCTTCACCCCTTCC GTTCCAACTGGTGAGACATTGACGTTTGGTGATGAgaatttcatcaaatttgaggAAGCAGGTGTGCGTGAAGCTCGCAGAGCTGCTTTTGTTCTTGTTGCTGGCGGTCTTGGTGAGCGTCTAGGATACAATGGGATTAAG GTTGCTCTTCCGGCGGAAACAACTACGGGAACACGTTTCTTACAACATTACATTGAATCCATATTGGCACTTCAAGAAGCAAGCTCAGACG GCGAAGGCAAGACACAAATTCCTTTTGTTATTATGACCTCTGATGACACTCATGGGCGTACCTTAGAGCTATTAGAATCAAATTCTTACTTTGGCATGCAACCCACACAAGTAACACTCTTAAAGCAG GAAAAAGTTGCATGCTTAGACGATAATGATGCCAGGCTTGCACTGGATCCTAAAAACAGATACAGAATTCAG ACAAAACCTCATGGGCATGGTGATGTGCATTCACTTCTTCATTCCAGCGGTATTCTGAAAGTATG GTATAATGCTGGGTTGAAATGGGTTCTCTTTTTCCAAGATACAAATGGACTTCTGTTCAAG GCAATTCCATCAGCACTGGGTGTCAGTTCTACCAAGCAGTACCATGTTAATTCTCTTGCAGTACCTCGGAAAGCAAAAGAAGCTATTGGTGGAATTACCAGGCTCACCCACTCAGATG GAAGGTCTATGGTGATAAATGTGGAGTACAATCAGCTAGATCCTCTTCTGAGAGCAAGTGGATACCCTGACGGTGACGTCAACAGCGAGACCGGCTACTCCCCATTTCCAGGAAATATAAACCAA TTGATTTTAGAACTTGGTCCTTACATTGAAGAGCTCACAAAAACCGGAGGTGCCATACAGGAGTTTGTTAACCCAAA GTATAAAGATTCCAGCAAAACTGCATTTAAATCGTCAACTCGACTTGAATGTATGATGCAAGACTATCCTAAAACATTGCCCCCATCTGCCAGGGTTGGCTTCACG GTGATGGAAACATGGTTTGCTTATGCACCTGTGAAGAATAATGCTGAGGATGCTGCTAAG GTGCCAAAAGGAAATCCATACCATAGTGCTACCTCTGGAGAAATGGCCATCTATCGTGCAAATAGCATTATTctcaaaaag GCTGGTTTCCAAGTAGCAGATCCAGTATTGCAGAATTTCAATGGTCAAGAGGTTGAAGTTTGGCCCCGTATCACATGGAAGCCAAAATGGGGTCTGACTTTCTCTTCAATCAAGAGCAAAGTCAGTGGAAATTGCTCCATTTCTCACAAGTCTACACTTGCAATCAAGGGTCaaaaaattttcattgaaaatcTTGCCGTAGATGGGGCTGTTATCATAGATGCCGTCGACGATGCAGAG GTAAAGGTAGGTGGTTCAGTTCAGAACAAGGGTTGGACTATCGAACCAATTGACTACAAAGATTCCTCAGAACCTGAGGTATTGAGAATCAGAGGTTTTAAATTTAACAAAGTTGAACAGGTGGAAGAGAATTATTCTAAGCCAGGAAAATTTCAGTTCAAGGGTTGA
- the LOC25489713 gene encoding probable calcium-binding protein CML44, which produces MLFMNMSILSSTDLHRIFEKLDTNCDGFVSLEELNSVLQRICNTSSQFSLEELESLVEKKSLDFNEFLFFYNSISKEKNEENRGGDEDENDELERDLVKTFKVFDLDGDGFITSQELECVLKRLGFLDESSGKDCRSMIRFYDTNLDGRLDFQEFKNMMLITSV; this is translated from the coding sequence atGTTGTTTATGAATATGTCTATTCTATCTAGCACTGATTTGCATCGTATTTTTGAGAAGCTAGATACAAATTGTGATGGTTTTGTGAGCCTTGAGGAGCTAAACTCTGTGCTCCAAAGAATATGCAATACTAGTTCACAATTTAGCTTAGAAGAACTTGAATCTCTTGTAGAAAAGAAGAGCCTAGACTTCAATGAATTCTTGTTCTTTTACAACTCTATATCAAAGGAGAAGAATGAAGAGAATAGAGGAGGTGATGAAGATGAGAATGATGAGTTGGAGAGGGATCTTGTGAAGACTTTCAAAGTGTTTGATTTGGATGGAGATGGATTCATTACAAGCCAAGAGCTTGAGTGTGTGTTGAAGAGACTTGGATTCTTGGATGAAAGTAGTGGGAAGGATTGTAGAAGTATGATTCGGTTTTATGATACTAATTTGGATGGTAGGCTTGATTTTCAGGAATTCAAGAACATGATGTTGATTACAAGTGTATGA
- the LOC25489714 gene encoding BTB/POZ domain-containing protein At4g08455: MPRHRCTVYSESDYDDDDDNVTMRCLSCEDDYDPDDAGTCKECYDEANETEEEFKRQIQDLKSKVSFLTLASPLDAPSTTDLVLLPSGDSFSPSIPAHKAVLVSRSPVFRAMLENDMEESRSGTIKIADVSYDALRAFVNYLYTAEACLDNQMACNLLVLGEKYQVKHLKAYCEKYLISKLNWEKAIVNFAFAHQHNANQLQDAALAVIMENMDNLTKNEDYTELVETNPRLVVEIYEAYLAKQVNTAATLGL, from the exons ATGCCACGGCACCGTTGCACAGTGTACTCCGAGAGCGATTACGACGACGACGACGATAACGTCACCATGAGATGTCTCTCTTGCGAGGACGATTACGACCCCGACGACGCCGGTACCTGCAAAGAATGCTACGACGAAGCCAACGAAACCGAAGAGGAGTTCAAACGTCAGATCCAAGACCTCAAATCCAAAGTCTCCTTCCTCACTCTCGCTTCTCCTCTTGATGCTCCTTCCACCACCGATCTTGTCCTTCTTCCGTCCGGTGATAGTTTCTCTCCTTCCATTCCCGCTCACAAGGCCGTTCTC GTTAGTCGCTCTCCAGTTTTCAGAGCCATGCTTGAGAATGATATGGAGGAAAGCCGAAGTGGCACCATCAAGATTGCTGATGTATCGTACGATGCTCTTCGTGCTTTTGTTAACTACTTGTACACTGCTGAAGCATGCCTTGATAACCAAATGGCATGTAACCTATTAGTTTTAGGAGAAAAATATCAGGTGAAGCATCTTAAGGCGTATTGTGAGAAGTATTTGATCTCCAAACTGAATTGGGAGAAAGCTATTGTCAACTTTGCCTTTGCACATCAACACAATGCCAACCAATTGCAAGATGCAGCTTTGGCAGTGATCATGGAGAATATGGACAACCTCACTAAAAATGAAGATTATACGGAGCTGGTGGAAACTAATCCTCGTTTAGTTGTGGAAATATATGAAGCTTATCTTGCCAAACAGGTTAATACTGCAGCCACGCTAGGGTTATAG